DNA from Brucella melitensis bv. 1 str. 16M:
AACGATGCGCCACCGGATTACGCATGAAGCCCTCACGGGCAAGTGTCGAATAATCACGCGCGATCCAGGATGCATTCCGCTCCATATGCAGCGCCACGAAACCGTTCGCCATTTTGGTCTGGGATACTGCATTTGCCCGCGCGGGCAGGTTCGCGGCGCTTTTGCGCCACGGCCAATTCCAAGCCATAGGATGGCCTCTCCATGAATAATGATGATCTTCAGCCGAAACGGCGGATACGGGGTTTGTGGTCCGCACCGAGCATGAGTTCGCCCAAAGCCCAGACCAGCGCGTCAAGACGATCGGGCGAGCGCCCGCTGGAAAGCCCCTCAGGCGCGAAATCGCACATCTCGTCCTCCAGTGCCGGAAAGCGCCCGGCATGGCGCACCCGCCCCTGCTCGTAAAGGGCAGCCACAGGTTCGGCACGCAGCCACTTGCCGCGCGAGGCGCGCCGTTTCAAAACCGGCACGGAAGGATCTTCCGCCGCCAGAACCGCCGCCACCATTTCCCCGCCCTGATTGACCTCGGCCACAATCGCATCCGCTTCATGCGTATGGTAGAGCGCAATGGCGCGGCGCGCCCACTGGTGCGGCTTGGCCATGGTCATGCTCTCATCGGCAAGCACATGGCCGACCCCTTCCGCGTCAATTCCGGCCACAACGATGCCGCAGGCATCCGACGCTTTACCCGACGAGGCAGGCGGATCGACCGCCACGACGATACGCGCCAGCGGCGGCGGATTTTCCTCGAAACATTGCTCGATCCGGTCCCGCGACCAGAGTGCTCCCGGGCGCTCCTCCACCAGTTCCCCGTCCAGTTCCTGCCGTCCAAGGCGTGTTCCCGCATAGCGGCGCGCAATCGTCTGCATGAAACCTTCCGCAAGATTGCCGGCATTTTCCGCTGTGCGCATATGCGTCATGGAAACAGTCCTGTCCGTCAAAAGCGCCTTGAGAAGCGGCACCGCGCGCGGGGTCGTCGTCACCACCTGACGCGGATTGTCGCCAAGCCGCAGACCAAATTGCAACATGTCCCACGTCTCCTGCGGGTTTTTCCATTTGGCCAGTTCATCACACCAGGCCGCGTCGAACTGGGGGCCGCGCAGGCTGTCGGGGTCTTCCGAGGAAAAAAGCGTGGCCACCGCACCATTATCCCAGATGAGACGGCGGCGGGACGCCTCGTAGCGGGGCCGGACCAGTCGCGAAACCGAAAGAATGCCGGATGGCCCATCCACCATCACCTCACGGGCATCGTTGAAAGTCTCGCCCACCAGCGCAATATGTCCGCTCGGCTTGCCCGCGAAAGGCGGCAGCCCCAGCGCCATGCCTGAAACCCATTCCGCGCCCGCCCGCGTCTTGCCCGAGCCGCGCCCGCCCATGATAAGCCAGACGCGCCAGTCGCCATCGGGCGGCAATTGCGCATCACGCGCCCGGATCAGCCATTCGTCTTGCGCTGCCAATATCTGCCGAAACGCCAGGCCCACCGCCCAGGATTTCCCGCGCGCGCTTTTCTGCAAGTTCTTCGATTCTCCTGTCTATCCGGGCCAGAGCCTGCCGGACCTCCTTTATGTCAGGCGTTGCAATCTCCCGTCCCGTCTCTGTGGTTGTGCTTTCTGCGGTTAGTTCATCCACCGTCTTCACCGCTTTTGCCAGCGCCATCAAGGCTTCGGCCTTGCTCTTGTCGGGAAGCTGTTCCCCATCGAGCAATCGTTGCAATTCCGCTTGCAGCCGCTCGAAAGCGCCCTCAATCGGGCGCTGCGGCGCCTTTGCCTCGCTGCCGGTGCATTTCAGCCGCCGCAACCACAGGTCATACCTTTCTTCCGAAAGGCCCAGAATTTTTGCGAGGTCTTCAGCCGTAATGCCGTGCCTCACCTGTAGCTGGTACGCCAGGCGGATGCGTTCGTGCCGCTGCGCCAGCCCCTTCCCGGTTTTCAACTGTGCTATCCATGAATTGTAATGGGTGTCGATGCCGAAACATGCGGCCCTTCGAGAGCCGGAATTCTCTAAAAGAAACCCCGAAAAACCGATGGCTTTCCGGGGCTATCCTTACCATGTCAGCCGGGGGTATGTAGCTAAGATGGCATCAGTCGCAATTTCTCGACCGTAGCCAATATCTACCAAAGCGCCGTAACGCAGTCAAGGACTATTTTCCTATTTATTGATTTCTTTCCTACATAAAATCAATCCGCATATTTCATTTAGCTATTTTGCGTGAGCTAGCTTATTTATCTGTTATGATACTGAGGCAAATCTCGCCTTGTCTCCGACAACCCTATGCCGAAGTCAGTGTTCATGCGTAATACGGCAGAAAAAGATCGCGGAAACGACAAGCGTAAGCCCTTCCGGGTTTCGCGCCTGATCGGACTCGACGCCTGGATTGATTCCGCGCTCTACAATTTACATTTCCGCTTGGGCGAATGGTGGGAAAACATCACGATTTTCTCCCGGCGTTTTCGCGTGCGCGGCTTTCGCCGTTTCACGGTGGAAGTGCTGGACGAAGGCTTTACGCTCGGCGTCGCCGGTTCCGTGCTGATGTTGATGCTGGCGCTGCCAGCCTTTGAGGAAACCAAGAAGGACTGGCGCGCGCAGGACG
Protein-coding regions in this window:
- a CDS encoding DNA-packaging protein, coding for MGLAFRQILAAQDEWLIRARDAQLPPDGDWRVWLIMGGRGSGKTRAGAEWVSGMALGLPPFAGKPSGHIALVGETFNDAREVMVDGPSGILSVSRLVRPRYEASRRRLIWDNGAVATLFSSEDPDSLRGPQFDAAWCDELAKWKNPQETWDMLQFGLRLGDNPRQVVTTTPRAVPLLKALLTDRTVSMTHMRTAENAGNLAEGFMQTIARRYAGTRLGRQELDGELVEERPGALWSRDRIEQCFEENPPPLARIVVAVDPPASSGKASDACGIVVAGIDAEGVGHVLADESMTMAKPHQWARRAIALYHTHEADAIVAEVNQGGEMVAAVLAAEDPSVPVLKRRASRGKWLRAEPVAALYEQGRVRHAGRFPALEDEMCDFAPEGLSSGRSPDRLDALVWALGELMLGADHKPRIRRFG